The following coding sequences are from one Virgibacillus necropolis window:
- a CDS encoding IDEAL domain-containing protein, with amino-acid sequence MKKQKIFYRYYRYDGKPLEAKREISFEFKLASTLLLDELCFVFNKEKLEEAINNSIDRGDKERFLQLSEAYRHFIWE; translated from the coding sequence ATGAAAAAGCAAAAGATATTTTATCGTTATTATCGATATGATGGGAAACCATTAGAAGCGAAGCGTGAAATTTCGTTTGAATTTAAACTTGCATCCACGCTGTTGCTTGATGAGCTTTGTTTCGTATTCAATAAAGAGAAGCTTGAAGAAGCCATTAATAACTCCATAGATAGAGGGGATAAAGAAAGGTTTCTACAATTAAGTGAAGCTTATAGACATTTTATTTGGGAATAG
- a CDS encoding cation diffusion facilitator family transporter: protein MTHSENLKKGEKGAWISIFAYLILSIIKLLVAHFGNSTALRADGLNNITDVIASIAVLIGLKISRKPADNDHHYGHYRAETVASLFAAFIMVSVGIQVIYDTIRKLWLGEVSQPDMLTAWTALGAAIIMFGVYKYNANLAKKVGSSALHAVAHDNKSDAFVSLGAFVGIIGAQLGLYWFDPIAGLIVGFIICKTAWDIFKDSTHTLTDGFDEKFLLKIKKSITKVDEVKKVKDVKGRVHGNQSFIDIVILVDSDLTVKESHDITIHIEKLLEEKHNIHYAHIHIEPFQK, encoded by the coding sequence TTGACACATTCGGAGAACTTAAAAAAAGGTGAAAAAGGGGCTTGGATTAGCATCTTTGCTTACCTGATTTTATCTATAATTAAACTTCTTGTCGCTCATTTCGGTAATTCAACGGCACTACGAGCAGACGGTTTAAACAATATAACAGATGTTATCGCATCTATAGCGGTACTAATTGGCCTTAAAATTTCGAGGAAGCCAGCTGACAATGATCATCATTATGGTCATTATCGTGCAGAAACGGTTGCATCTTTATTTGCAGCATTCATAATGGTGTCTGTTGGCATCCAGGTAATATACGATACAATCCGTAAATTATGGCTTGGTGAAGTTTCACAACCGGATATGTTAACAGCTTGGACTGCACTCGGCGCTGCTATTATCATGTTCGGCGTTTACAAGTACAATGCCAATTTAGCAAAAAAAGTAGGAAGCTCAGCTTTACATGCCGTAGCACACGATAATAAGTCAGATGCATTCGTTAGTTTGGGAGCCTTTGTTGGTATAATTGGAGCTCAACTGGGCTTATATTGGTTTGATCCTATTGCAGGGTTAATTGTAGGATTTATCATTTGTAAAACAGCCTGGGATATTTTTAAAGACTCCACACATACGCTAACAGATGGTTTTGATGAAAAGTTCCTACTTAAAATAAAAAAGAGTATTACTAAAGTGGATGAAGTAAAAAAAGTAAAAGATGTTAAAGGACGGGTTCATGGTAATCAATCCTTTATTGATATTGTTATTCTTGTTGATTCTGACTTAACTGTTAAGGAAAGCCATGATATAACGATTCATATTGAAAAACTATTAGAAGAAAAACACAATATCCATTATGCACATATTCATATTGAACCTTTTCAAAAATAG
- a CDS encoding GNAT family N-acetyltransferase, with translation MFQTRKAVYDDAEAIANIHITSWKSTYKELLNEKDISNITYENRLALWETILKIQKEDQCTFVIYNEEKIVGFVNGGPERTKRFSHDSEIYTIYLLDEYQRLGLGADLLQVFAEDMKAKGSNSILVWVLKQNPSSKFYVRYQAEPVGVEETTIGEGTYQETAYGWESIDELLCLIKRNRS, from the coding sequence ATGTTTCAAACGAGAAAAGCAGTGTACGATGATGCTGAAGCGATAGCTAATATACATATTACTAGCTGGAAGAGTACCTATAAAGAATTATTAAATGAAAAAGATATTTCAAATATAACATATGAAAATCGGTTGGCATTGTGGGAAACAATATTAAAAATACAAAAGGAAGATCAATGTACCTTTGTAATTTACAATGAGGAAAAAATAGTGGGCTTTGTAAATGGTGGCCCTGAACGAACAAAGCGTTTTAGCCATGATAGCGAAATTTATACGATTTACCTGCTTGATGAATATCAACGTTTAGGCCTAGGAGCCGATTTGTTACAGGTATTTGCAGAGGATATGAAAGCCAAAGGAAGCAATTCTATTCTTGTCTGGGTTTTAAAACAAAATCCATCAAGTAAGTTTTACGTGAGATATCAAGCAGAACCAGTTGGCGTGGAAGAAACGACCATTGGGGAAGGTACCTATCAGGAGACTGCTTACGGGTGGGAAAGCATTGATGAATTATTATGTTTAATAAAGAGAAATAGAAGCTAA
- a CDS encoding AzlD domain-containing protein, with product MIVAIIIGMSLVTIIPRIIPAYIVDRIHFPDWFNRWLNAIPYAALGALIFPGIMTIRPEQPHVGILGGLVAVVLAYIGLNVILVVVGAIAAVFVMSL from the coding sequence ATGATAGTTGCTATTATAATTGGGATGTCCTTGGTGACGATTATCCCTAGAATTATCCCTGCATATATAGTCGATCGCATCCATTTTCCAGACTGGTTTAATCGGTGGTTAAATGCCATTCCATATGCTGCACTTGGCGCATTAATTTTTCCAGGAATAATGACAATAAGACCTGAACAACCTCATGTAGGTATTCTAGGTGGCTTAGTTGCTGTTGTTTTAGCATATATAGGCTTGAATGTCATTCTGGTTGTTGTCGGCGCAATTGCAGCCGTTTTTGTAATGAGTTTATAA
- a CDS encoding AzlC family ABC transporter permease yields the protein MTTNSISKREVSPRVEMIKKGIAVGFPIMLGYLPIAITYGVLAKQAGMSLTELTGMSIFVFAGASQFMAVNMIAASAGVAEIIIATFVLNFRQFVMSLSFMNRLRGIGLKWKVPLSLGLTDETFAMSSLHPEEAKKDKGAFFYTALILTAYFSWIVGSFLGGVLGDVIPAKLSQSMGIALYAMFVGLLIPSVKKEKRVGLVAIFAMLINVLFSQFTSAGWAIVGGTVIGAASGIFLLKEDPK from the coding sequence ATGACAACAAATTCAATTAGCAAAAGAGAGGTGTCCCCTCGAGTTGAAATGATAAAAAAAGGTATTGCTGTTGGGTTTCCTATTATGCTTGGATATTTACCAATTGCAATTACATATGGTGTTCTAGCCAAACAGGCCGGCATGAGTTTAACAGAATTAACAGGGATGAGTATTTTTGTTTTTGCAGGTGCAAGTCAGTTTATGGCAGTTAATATGATTGCAGCAAGTGCCGGTGTAGCAGAAATTATAATTGCGACCTTTGTATTAAACTTTCGTCAATTTGTTATGAGTTTATCCTTTATGAATCGTTTGCGGGGGATTGGACTAAAATGGAAAGTTCCTTTATCATTGGGTTTGACTGATGAGACGTTTGCAATGTCCTCTTTGCATCCTGAAGAGGCTAAGAAAGATAAAGGTGCATTTTTTTACACAGCACTAATACTTACTGCATATTTTTCTTGGATAGTTGGATCCTTTTTAGGTGGTGTACTAGGTGATGTTATTCCAGCAAAATTAAGTCAGAGTATGGGAATTGCCTTGTATGCGATGTTTGTTGGTTTGTTAATTCCTTCTGTGAAAAAAGAAAAACGGGTTGGACTAGTTGCTATTTTTGCGATGCTAATTAATGTCTTGTTTAGCCAATTTACAAGCGCGGGCTGGGCAATTGTAGGTGGAACAGTAATTGGAGCAGCTAGCGGAATTTTCTTGCTTAAGGAGGATCCAAAATGA
- a CDS encoding cobalamin-binding protein, with translation MRIVSICPSNTEIVAYLGKTELLVGVDDFSDWPKEINHLPRVGPDLSIDMEKVAALEPDLVLASLSVPGMEKNIEALEEKGLPYIILNPNSLDEIESDIREVGKVLNLPELGIEKAQVFHDEIEQFRLKAEGRIDRPTLYWEWWPKPVFTPGGVNWLTEISTLAGAKNIFEDEAIASVKTDWEAVKARDPDHICMVWVGVKEEKMRPELVMKRPDWNKMRAIKAGNIHVLEESLYCRPSPRLLEGLQKLEKIIH, from the coding sequence TTGCGAATTGTATCTATTTGCCCAAGTAACACGGAGATTGTCGCTTACTTAGGTAAAACTGAATTACTAGTTGGAGTGGATGACTTTTCTGATTGGCCTAAAGAGATTAACCATTTACCACGTGTTGGACCAGATCTCTCCATTGATATGGAAAAGGTCGCTGCTCTTGAACCTGACCTTGTTTTGGCTTCCTTAAGTGTTCCAGGAATGGAAAAAAATATTGAGGCTCTTGAGGAAAAAGGCCTGCCATATATTATTTTAAACCCTAACTCCTTAGATGAAATTGAATCTGATATCAGGGAAGTTGGAAAAGTACTAAACCTTCCTGAATTAGGAATTGAAAAGGCTCAAGTTTTTCATGATGAAATAGAACAGTTTCGTTTGAAGGCAGAAGGTCGGATAGATCGTCCTACGCTTTACTGGGAATGGTGGCCAAAGCCTGTTTTTACGCCAGGTGGGGTAAACTGGCTAACGGAAATAAGCACACTTGCTGGAGCGAAAAACATTTTTGAAGACGAAGCAATTGCAAGCGTTAAAACAGATTGGGAAGCAGTGAAAGCACGAGACCCGGATCATATATGTATGGTTTGGGTCGGTGTCAAAGAAGAAAAAATGCGGCCAGAGCTGGTAATGAAAAGACCTGATTGGAATAAAATGAGGGCAATAAAAGCAGGGAATATTCATGTTTTGGAAGAATCATTGTATTGTAGACCTTCACCGAGGCTATTAGAAGGCTTACAGAAACTAGAAAAAATTATCCATTAG
- the map gene encoding type I methionyl aminopeptidase gives MITRKSKREVEMMQEAGKLLIKTHKEIAKMIRPGITTLEIDTFVEKFLASHGATPEQKGFSGYPYAICASINDEICHGFPRDEKLSDGDIVTIDMVVNLNGGLADSAWTYTVGNVDQVGRRLMDVTKKALYKGIEKAQAGSRIGDIGHAIQTYAEGEGFSVVRDFTGHGIGPTIHEEPHIPHFGLPNKGARLKEGMVVTIEPMINEGTWNSKMDSNNWTARTVDGGRSAQYEHTIVITKDGPLLITDQGEER, from the coding sequence ATGATAACACGAAAAAGTAAACGCGAAGTTGAAATGATGCAAGAAGCTGGAAAGTTACTCATCAAAACACATAAGGAAATTGCAAAAATGATTAGGCCTGGTATTACAACGTTGGAAATTGATACTTTTGTAGAGAAATTTTTGGCTAGTCATGGGGCAACTCCAGAACAAAAAGGCTTTAGTGGATACCCATATGCAATCTGTGCATCCATTAACGATGAGATCTGCCACGGATTCCCAAGAGACGAGAAGCTTTCTGACGGTGATATCGTAACAATTGATATGGTTGTTAATTTAAATGGCGGGCTGGCTGATTCTGCATGGACTTACACAGTTGGCAATGTAGATCAGGTTGGCAGAAGATTAATGGATGTAACAAAAAAGGCACTTTATAAAGGTATTGAGAAAGCTCAAGCAGGTAGTCGTATTGGTGATATTGGACATGCGATTCAAACCTATGCTGAAGGGGAGGGTTTTTCGGTTGTCCGTGATTTTACTGGACATGGAATTGGACCAACCATTCATGAGGAGCCACATATCCCTCATTTTGGACTGCCAAACAAGGGTGCACGTTTAAAAGAGGGTATGGTTGTTACGATTGAGCCGATGATCAATGAAGGTACATGGAATAGTAAAATGGATTCTAACAACTGGACTGCACGTACCGTTGATGGGGGACGTTCTGCACAATATGAACATACCATCGTCATAACAAAGGATGGCCCGTTACTTATAACTGACCAAGGTGAAGAAAGATAA
- a CDS encoding YjcZ family sporulation protein, translating into MSYEEKGGYGMNFALLVVLFILLIIIGTAYTGGDKGYGGYGY; encoded by the coding sequence ATGAGTTATGAGGAAAAAGGCGGATACGGAATGAATTTCGCATTGTTAGTCGTATTGTTTATTTTGCTAATTATCATTGGAACTGCGTATACAGGTGGCGATAAAGGCTACGGAGGATACGGATACTAA
- a CDS encoding (S)-benzoin forming benzil reductase has product MKYAVITGVSKGLGESIAEYLLESGVHVIGISRTGSTKLNKQAKSNNVTFTHFPCDLSNATEIENTYKEISEEVFTESLSTIYLVNNAAVLEPINPSMNIKSKDLAYHMQVNTVAPMILTNLFLKVATEKDVSMIGVTVTSGAAERPVYGWSAYCSSKASINRYTETVALEQDELKTGHKLIAFNPGVMDTEMQEKIRSTSQYSFIDVDTFKDYKKNNFLKDTVTVAGILVDILTDERSIKNGEIYNANDYF; this is encoded by the coding sequence ATGAAGTATGCAGTCATAACAGGAGTATCAAAAGGACTAGGAGAATCTATTGCTGAATATTTATTAGAATCAGGTGTTCATGTAATAGGTATTTCACGCACAGGTTCTACAAAATTAAACAAACAAGCAAAATCTAATAATGTAACATTCACTCACTTTCCATGTGATTTAAGCAATGCTACGGAAATAGAAAATACCTATAAAGAAATTAGCGAAGAAGTTTTTACAGAAAGTTTATCGACTATTTATCTTGTTAACAATGCTGCTGTATTGGAGCCAATCAATCCATCAATGAACATTAAGAGCAAGGATCTTGCTTATCATATGCAAGTGAATACAGTGGCACCAATGATACTGACGAACTTATTTTTGAAAGTGGCAACAGAAAAGGATGTTTCTATGATTGGTGTAACAGTAACATCAGGAGCCGCAGAACGGCCAGTTTATGGTTGGAGTGCTTACTGTAGCTCAAAAGCAAGTATAAATAGGTACACAGAAACAGTAGCACTTGAGCAAGATGAGCTAAAAACAGGTCATAAGCTAATAGCTTTCAATCCCGGCGTTATGGATACTGAAATGCAGGAAAAAATTCGTTCCACTTCGCAGTACTCATTTATCGATGTAGATACCTTTAAAGATTATAAAAAAAATAATTTCCTAAAGGATACAGTTACTGTAGCGGGTATCTTAGTTGATATACTCACTGATGAAAGAAGTATTAAAAACGGGGAAATTTATAATGCGAACGATTATTTCTAG
- a CDS encoding dipeptidase: MSEKALSYLTNNRAELLERLNQFLSIPSVSAESLHKSDISEAADFVENYLKDLQFEKVEQMDTGGHPLVYAEYNGAGPDAPTVLFYGHYDVQPVDPIDLWDSEPFKPEVRNGRLYARGSSDDKGQVFMHLAVFEAYVKTEGKLPVNVKVCIEGEEEIGSENLYRILHEESDKFSADFAVISDSGMVAKNQPTILYGLKGFTGIEINVTGPDHDLHSGMYGGAVRNPIMALNHILASMKNVDEEITVDGFYDDVEPLTDEERELIDQVQGEDYQESTGIKETASEKGYTAKEHTMARPTFEINGMYGGYQGEGTKTIIPSSATAKVTCRLVPGQDPQKVQQMLEDHVKKVTPSGVTVEVVKEKLSAKAYKVEPNNPLIQKAAKSYTKAFGKETVYVRMGGSIPVVEWIEAIYDIPIVLLGFGTPDDRLHSPNESFPLDSFDKGMETLVHYWSEIKR, encoded by the coding sequence ATGAGTGAAAAGGCTTTATCCTATCTAACCAACAATCGAGCAGAATTATTAGAACGGCTTAATCAATTTTTATCTATTCCAAGTGTTAGTGCAGAAAGTTTACATAAAAGTGATATTAGCGAGGCAGCAGACTTTGTTGAAAATTACTTAAAGGATCTTCAGTTTGAAAAGGTAGAACAAATGGATACAGGTGGACATCCCTTAGTTTATGCGGAATATAATGGAGCGGGGCCAGACGCGCCGACTGTTTTATTCTACGGTCATTATGATGTACAACCAGTTGACCCTATTGATTTATGGGATAGTGAGCCATTTAAGCCAGAGGTACGTAATGGCCGTTTGTATGCTCGTGGTTCAAGTGATGATAAAGGACAAGTTTTTATGCACCTAGCGGTATTTGAAGCCTATGTGAAAACGGAAGGGAAATTACCAGTTAACGTAAAGGTATGCATTGAAGGGGAAGAAGAAATCGGAAGTGAAAATTTATATCGCATTCTGCATGAAGAAAGTGATAAATTTTCTGCAGATTTTGCAGTGATCTCTGATTCGGGAATGGTTGCTAAAAATCAACCAACTATTTTATACGGTTTAAAAGGATTTACCGGAATTGAAATCAATGTTACCGGACCTGATCATGATCTGCATTCAGGTATGTATGGTGGTGCTGTACGTAATCCAATTATGGCATTAAATCATATATTGGCATCTATGAAAAATGTGGATGAGGAAATCACAGTAGATGGATTTTATGATGATGTTGAGCCTTTAACAGACGAAGAACGAGAATTAATTGACCAAGTGCAAGGTGAAGATTACCAAGAATCCACCGGGATAAAAGAAACAGCATCTGAAAAAGGATACACTGCAAAAGAACATACAATGGCACGCCCGACATTCGAAATTAATGGAATGTATGGTGGCTATCAAGGAGAAGGAACAAAAACAATTATTCCCTCGTCAGCCACTGCCAAAGTCACCTGTCGTCTTGTACCAGGTCAAGACCCTCAAAAAGTTCAACAAATGCTAGAGGATCATGTGAAGAAGGTTACGCCATCTGGGGTCACGGTTGAAGTAGTAAAAGAAAAGTTATCTGCAAAAGCATACAAGGTTGAGCCAAATAATCCGTTGATTCAAAAAGCCGCGAAAAGCTATACAAAAGCATTTGGTAAGGAAACAGTGTATGTGAGGATGGGTGGTTCAATTCCTGTTGTAGAATGGATTGAAGCCATTTATGACATTCCAATCGTACTTCTAGGTTTCGGCACACCGGATGATCGATTGCATTCGCCAAATGAAAGCTTTCCGTTAGATAGCTTTGATAAAGGGATGGAAACATTGGTCCATTACTGGAGCGAAATAAAAAGATAA
- a CDS encoding bifunctional cystathionine gamma-lyase/homocysteine desulfhydrase — protein sequence MRAKTKMIHGGITTDEQTGAVSVPIYQTSTYKQEQVGKHKGYEYSRTGNPTRHALETVIRDLENGTAGFAFGSGMAAITSIMMLFDSDDHVIITDDVYGGTYRLMTSVLNRFKLDHTYVDTSYPEKVEAAITDRTKAILVETPTNPLLKITDIKAMAEIAKKHNLKLIVDNTFATPYWQQPIDLGADIVLHSASKYIGGHSDVVAGLAVVNSEQLAEDLHFIQNSVGGVLGPQDSWLLMRGIKTLAIRMEAMEANTKKIVSFLQDHDKVSTIYYPGIKSHKGHDIATSQASGYGGMVSFDVGSAEQAEKVLERAKYFTLAESLGAVESLISLPAQMTHASIPRERRLELGITDGLVRISVGIEDSEDLIEDLKQALQ from the coding sequence ATGCGAGCAAAAACAAAAATGATACATGGTGGAATAACGACAGATGAACAAACAGGCGCTGTATCAGTACCGATTTATCAAACTAGTACGTATAAACAAGAACAAGTTGGCAAACACAAAGGATATGAATATTCTAGAACTGGAAATCCAACCAGACATGCACTAGAAACAGTGATTCGTGATTTGGAAAATGGAACAGCTGGCTTTGCCTTTGGTTCAGGGATGGCCGCAATAACTTCAATTATGATGTTGTTTGATTCTGACGATCATGTAATCATAACGGACGATGTATATGGTGGAACATATCGCTTGATGACAAGTGTATTAAATCGATTTAAGTTGGACCACACATACGTTGATACCAGCTATCCAGAGAAGGTAGAGGCAGCGATAACAGATAGAACAAAAGCGATTTTAGTGGAAACGCCAACAAATCCACTATTGAAAATTACAGATATCAAGGCAATGGCGGAGATAGCCAAAAAGCATAACTTGAAATTGATTGTTGACAATACATTTGCAACACCATATTGGCAACAACCAATTGATCTTGGAGCAGATATCGTCTTGCACAGCGCCAGCAAATACATTGGTGGTCATAGTGATGTTGTTGCAGGATTAGCTGTTGTTAATTCGGAGCAACTAGCAGAAGACCTTCATTTCATCCAAAATTCAGTTGGCGGTGTACTTGGGCCACAGGATTCATGGCTGTTAATGCGAGGAATTAAAACCTTGGCGATACGTATGGAGGCAATGGAAGCAAATACGAAAAAAATCGTATCTTTTTTACAAGACCATGATAAAGTATCAACGATTTATTATCCTGGAATAAAAAGCCACAAGGGACATGATATCGCAACAAGCCAGGCATCTGGTTATGGTGGCATGGTTTCATTCGATGTAGGAAGCGCGGAACAGGCTGAAAAGGTTTTGGAACGTGCTAAATACTTCACGTTAGCAGAAAGTCTTGGTGCGGTTGAAAGCTTAATTTCACTGCCAGCTCAAATGACACATGCATCCATTCCACGCGAACGACGTTTAGAACTCGGAATTACGGACGGATTGGTACGTATCTCCGTAGGCATTGAAGATAGTGAAGACTTAATTGAAGATTTAAAACAGGCATTGCAATAA
- a CDS encoding PLP-dependent cysteine synthase family protein, giving the protein MTIYNSVKELIGCTPLIQLTNFSLPEGVRLYAKLEYYNPGGSVKDRLGQKLVEEALKNGDLKVGGTIIEPTAGNTGIGLALAVLNKEINIMFCLPEHFSEEKQMIMKALGAEIVHTPREKGMLGAIEKTKELLTTIPNSFSPQQFKNPANPETYYETLAPEIMNDLDGNLDVFIAGAGSGGTFMGSANYFKEQNVSIKTVIVEPEGSIIAGGDSGPHETEGIGMEFLPEYMNRDYMDAIYTVSDKDAFRLVRELARKEGLLVGSSSGAAMYAALEEAKVAKPGSTIVTVFPDSSDRYLSKDIFGGKID; this is encoded by the coding sequence ATGACTATTTATAATTCAGTAAAGGAACTTATAGGCTGTACACCATTAATACAGTTAACAAACTTCTCCCTCCCAGAGGGGGTTCGTTTGTATGCGAAGCTAGAATATTATAATCCAGGTGGCAGTGTGAAGGATCGTTTAGGCCAAAAATTAGTAGAAGAAGCATTGAAAAATGGCGACTTAAAAGTTGGCGGAACGATTATTGAACCTACTGCAGGTAATACGGGAATAGGATTAGCATTAGCAGTTCTTAATAAAGAAATTAACATTATGTTTTGCCTGCCAGAGCATTTTAGCGAAGAAAAACAAATGATTATGAAGGCGTTGGGCGCTGAGATTGTTCATACACCAAGGGAAAAAGGAATGCTTGGAGCTATTGAAAAAACGAAGGAATTGTTGACCACCATTCCAAATAGCTTTTCCCCACAACAATTTAAAAACCCAGCTAATCCGGAAACCTATTACGAAACGCTTGCGCCAGAAATAATGAACGACTTAGATGGGAATCTTGATGTATTTATAGCTGGAGCAGGGTCTGGTGGCACATTTATGGGATCTGCGAATTATTTTAAGGAACAGAATGTCTCGATTAAAACGGTTATTGTAGAGCCAGAGGGTTCTATTATTGCAGGTGGGGATTCTGGTCCACATGAAACAGAAGGTATAGGTATGGAGTTTCTACCTGAGTATATGAATCGTGATTATATGGATGCGATTTATACTGTTTCAGATAAAGATGCATTCAGATTAGTTAGAGAGCTTGCTAGAAAAGAAGGTTTATTGGTCGGCAGTTCGTCAGGTGCAGCGATGTATGCTGCGCTTGAGGAAGCCAAAGTTGCAAAACCAGGATCAACTATTGTAACGGTTTTTCCGGATAGTAGTGATCGGTATTTAAGCAAAGATATTTTTGGAGGGAAAATTGATTGA
- a CDS encoding S-ribosylhomocysteine lyase → MTKKMNVESFNLDHTKVKAPYVRLVGVTTGSNGDDVYKYDIRFKQPNKEHMDMPGLHSIEHLMAENIRNHMDNVLDIGPMGCQTGFYLATLNNDNYEEVLDTLEKTLQDVLDADAVPACNEVQCGWAANHSLEGAKTIARDMLDKRDEWHQVFAQ, encoded by the coding sequence ATGACGAAGAAAATGAATGTAGAAAGCTTTAATTTAGATCATACAAAAGTAAAAGCGCCATATGTACGATTAGTAGGTGTTACAACAGGTTCCAATGGTGACGATGTATATAAATATGATATTCGTTTTAAGCAACCAAATAAGGAACACATGGATATGCCAGGATTACACTCCATTGAACATTTAATGGCTGAAAATATCCGTAATCATATGGATAATGTTCTTGATATAGGTCCAATGGGCTGTCAAACAGGCTTTTATTTAGCTACATTAAATAATGATAACTATGAGGAAGTACTTGATACACTTGAAAAAACATTACAGGATGTATTAGATGCCGATGCGGTACCTGCATGTAATGAAGTTCAATGTGGTTGGGCTGCAAATCATAGTCTAGAAGGTGCAAAAACAATCGCTCGAGATATGTTAGATAAACGTGATGAGTGGCATCAAGTTTTTGCACAATAG
- a CDS encoding class I SAM-dependent DNA methyltransferase, producing the protein MGREFIGLFEEWADSYDDSVTGKDPQYAAVFLHYDKILDEVTKYSSGNVVEFGVGTGNLTKKLLGNGHKVIGIEPSDAMRKVAEEKLPEVSLYEGDFLTYPSFDDSIDTIVSSYAFHHLTDAEKNLAIAKFVNLLTKTGKVVFADTMFESSTAKEDIIKDADKKGYTNLIEDLNREYYPTISTLREIFEKNQFYVTFEKMNEFVWLVIAEKK; encoded by the coding sequence ATGGGTCGAGAATTTATTGGTTTATTTGAAGAGTGGGCAGACTCTTATGATGACAGTGTAACTGGAAAAGATCCTCAATATGCAGCAGTATTTCTTCATTATGATAAAATTTTAGATGAAGTTACAAAATACTCATCGGGTAATGTAGTGGAATTTGGAGTAGGTACTGGTAACTTAACCAAGAAACTATTAGGGAATGGTCATAAGGTAATTGGAATAGAACCGTCAGATGCTATGCGAAAAGTCGCAGAAGAAAAGTTACCAGAGGTATCTCTTTATGAAGGAGATTTCTTAACATACCCAAGTTTTGACGATTCAATCGATACAATTGTAAGTTCTTATGCATTCCACCATTTAACTGATGCAGAAAAAAACTTAGCAATTGCCAAATTTGTCAATTTGCTTACCAAAACTGGAAAGGTTGTTTTTGCAGATACGATGTTTGAATCATCCACTGCAAAGGAAGATATAATAAAGGATGCAGATAAAAAAGGATACACAAATTTAATAGAAGATTTAAATCGTGAATACTACCCAACAATCAGCACGTTACGTGAAATTTTTGAGAAAAATCAGTTTTACGTTACCTTTGAGAAAATGAATGAATTTGTTTGGCTAGTGATAGCTGAGAAAAAATAA
- a CDS encoding YhcN/YlaJ family sporulation lipoprotein, with product MKIKALGIALMATAALVGCQEGNNDAAEPNNDNNVEQTRFNAGDAGNGDTANDVNDGENRQDFDMNAGDNENRGEDNGNKYDMSEEAAEKISQQVEGIDNAFVVTTENNAYVAAELDKKDNGNNNNANNTGNADGNNNTGNGNGDEITDETKQKISDIVKSMDDNIDNVYVSTNPDFLDSVTNYADQAENGEPIEGLFDQMGNMIERVFPQNNNN from the coding sequence ATGAAGATAAAAGCATTAGGAATTGCATTGATGGCCACTGCAGCACTTGTAGGATGTCAAGAAGGAAACAATGATGCAGCAGAACCAAATAATGATAATAATGTTGAACAAACAAGATTTAATGCTGGTGATGCCGGCAATGGAGATACCGCGAATGACGTGAATGATGGAGAAAATCGTCAAGACTTCGATATGAATGCAGGCGATAATGAAAATCGTGGTGAAGATAACGGAAATAAATATGACATGTCTGAAGAGGCTGCAGAAAAGATTTCCCAACAAGTAGAAGGAATTGATAATGCATTTGTTGTAACAACTGAAAATAATGCATATGTAGCTGCAGAACTTGATAAAAAAGATAATGGTAACAACAATAACGCCAACAATACTGGGAACGCGGATGGTAATAACAATACCGGTAATGGAAATGGCGATGAAATTACAGATGAAACAAAACAAAAGATATCTGATATTGTAAAATCAATGGATGATAATATCGATAATGTTTATGTTTCCACTAATCCAGATTTTCTTGATTCTGTAACAAATTATGCTGATCAAGCGGAGAATGGTGAACCGATTGAAGGATTATTTGATCAAATGGGAAATATGATTGAACGCGTTTTCCCACAAAATAATAATAATTAA